One stretch of Nicotiana tabacum cultivar K326 chromosome 18, ASM71507v2, whole genome shotgun sequence DNA includes these proteins:
- the LOC107830403 gene encoding large ribosomal subunit protein uL1z — protein MSKLQSEALREAISVIKNDCNEKKRKFTETIELQIGLKNYDPQKDKRFSGSVKLPHIPRPKMKICMLGDAQHVEEAEKIGLEYMDVESLKKLNKNKKLVKKLAKKYHAFLASESVIKQIPRLLGPGLNKAGKFPSLVSHQESLESKVNETKATIKFQLKKVLCMGVAVGNLDMEEKQIFQNVQMSVNFLVSLLKKNWQNVRCLYLKSTMGKTQRVF, from the exons ATGAG TAAGCTTCAGAGTGAAGCCCTAAGAGAAGCAATCTCTGTAATTAAGAATGATTGCAATGAGAAGAAGAGGAAGTTCACAGAGACAATTGAGCTCCAGATTGGGCTTAAGAACTATGATCCCCAAAAGGACAAGCGTTTCAGTGGATCTGTGAAACTGCCTCACATTCCTCGTCCTAAGATGAAGATTTGTATGCTCGGAGATGCTCAGCACGTTGAGGAG GCTGAAAAGATCGGGTTGGAGTACATGGATGTGGAAAGCCTCAAGAAGCTTAACAAGAACAAGAAGCTAGTTAAGAAGCTTGCCAAGAAGTACCATGCTTTCTTGGCTTCAGAATCTGTCATCAAGCAGATTCCTCGTCTCTTGGGTCCCGGTCTGAACAAGGCTG GTAAATTTCCTAGCCTTGTTTCCCACCAGGAGTCACTCGAGTCTAAGGTTAACGAAACCAAGGCCACAATCAAGTTCCAATTGAAGAAAGTGCTTTGCATGGGTGTTGCTGTTGGCAATCTTGACATGGAGGAGAAACAAATCTTCCAGAATGTGCAAATGAGTGTGAATTTCCTTGTGTCATTGCTAAAGAAAAATTGGCAAAAC GTGAGGTGTTTGTACTTGAAGAGCACAATGGGGAAGACACAGCGTGTCTTTTAA